Proteins encoded together in one bacterium window:
- a CDS encoding bifunctional phosphoglucose/phosphomannose isomerase, which produces MVHAGRQARTRSAACSTGPKINMRDIIYSLPDQLLQAVTFVPGTARASRHANKVVVCGMGGSGISGEILSILYPEVSIRSSKDYNIPASVGKGTLAILISYSGNTEETLANYRYLSKLKVPLVTVSSNGRLQQKRVLFKVKVPAGLPPRGALGYLYGPLPVILHRFGLIKDNPVFGIINLVAFLKRERNDLDRAGEKIASHLTDKFVFIYANSPAFGVVANRWRCQLNENSKVICHTNVIPEMNHNEIVGFGRPRGLRAASAVILLNDPAAHARNKLRTTILKEIIQNETSEVLEIEPQGKDLAQRVFWTIMLGDFLSYHLAVKTGIDPLPVKRIDYLKQRLSAPGVLFLINGRKR; this is translated from the coding sequence ATGGTTCATGCCGGCCGGCAAGCCCGCACAAGATCCGCCGCCTGCAGCACGGGACCGAAGATCAACATGCGCGATATCATCTATTCGCTGCCTGACCAGCTCCTGCAGGCGGTAACCTTCGTGCCCGGGACTGCGCGTGCTTCACGACATGCGAACAAGGTCGTTGTCTGCGGCATGGGCGGATCCGGGATCAGCGGCGAGATCCTGTCCATCCTGTACCCGGAAGTGAGCATCCGGAGCAGCAAGGATTATAACATTCCGGCATCGGTCGGAAAAGGTACGCTGGCGATCCTGATAAGTTATTCGGGGAACACGGAGGAAACACTGGCGAATTACCGTTATCTGTCAAAGCTCAAGGTACCACTGGTAACGGTTTCATCCAACGGCCGGCTGCAGCAAAAGCGTGTTTTGTTCAAGGTCAAAGTCCCCGCGGGGCTGCCGCCGCGCGGCGCTCTCGGTTATCTCTACGGTCCCCTACCGGTCATCCTGCACAGGTTCGGGTTGATCAAGGACAACCCGGTTTTCGGGATTATTAATCTGGTCGCGTTCTTGAAAAGAGAAAGGAATGACCTTGACCGGGCTGGGGAAAAGATTGCGTCGCATCTTACCGACAAGTTCGTTTTCATTTACGCCAATTCGCCGGCCTTCGGCGTCGTCGCGAACCGCTGGCGGTGTCAGCTGAACGAGAATTCCAAGGTCATCTGCCATACCAACGTGATCCCGGAAATGAACCACAACGAGATCGTGGGATTTGGCCGGCCGCGTGGACTGCGCGCGGCATCCGCCGTGATCTTGCTTAACGACCCGGCGGCCCATGCGCGGAACAAGCTCAGGACGACTATTTTAAAGGAGATCATCCAGAATGAGACCAGCGAGGTTCTGGAGATCGAACCGCAGGGGAAAGACCTTGCCCAGCGCGTTTTTTGGACGATCATGCTGGGCGATTTTTTAAGCTATCACCTGGCAGTAAAAACGGGCATCGATCCCCTTCCGGTGAAGAGGATCGATTATTTGAAACAAAGATTATCGGCACCTGGAGTATTGTTTCTGATAAATGGACGCAAGCGATGA
- the ptsP gene encoding phosphoenolpyruvate--protein phosphotransferase — MAKEKLIKGIPASKGIGEGKVFIYETKKIEVFQTPIMSVYLKDEIERFENALAKTKVDLLEVKKRINQEVGVDFAEFLDAQILMLEDKSIVDLVKKHISDEKKNAEYIYHEVISNYAQKLGESKDSYLRERVADIWDVGMRVLRNLLGLAHSSVLEAPEGSVLVAHDISPSEATLINPKHVVGIATEIGGRTSHTAITARALQIPAIVGAEGLTNKVENGELVIVDGDRGILIRDPSASRKHLYDIARKKVIEEEKALSPYCDLKPETRDGRHIDISANIEFFAEANQAKKYGAWGVGLFRTEFLYLTRKGNPSEEEQYKVYSGLAKTMKPHPVIIRTFDLGGDKIFSDYHEANPFLGWRAIRVCLENQEFFKTQLRAILRASVSGNVKIMFPMVATYEEIKRIKLIFGAVKKDLRSGKIDFDNDIQLGIMVETPSAAVICEALATEVDFFSIGSNDLTQYTLAVDRGNERVSQLFDHFHPAVLRLIHNVVACGHKSNIWVGLCGELAADALAIPLLVGFGINELSMSPFSIPRAKLILRTLTIPECEEIANGTLVLRTALEVRKFLRREIRKKFPALEEVFK; from the coding sequence ATGGCAAAAGAGAAACTGATCAAGGGCATCCCGGCGTCTAAAGGCATCGGGGAAGGAAAGGTCTTTATTTACGAAACGAAAAAGATCGAGGTCTTTCAGACGCCGATCATGTCGGTTTACCTCAAGGACGAGATCGAGCGGTTCGAGAACGCGCTGGCCAAGACCAAGGTCGATCTGCTGGAAGTGAAAAAGCGGATCAACCAGGAGGTCGGTGTTGATTTCGCGGAATTCCTTGACGCCCAGATCCTGATGCTGGAAGACAAATCGATCGTCGATCTCGTAAAAAAACATATCAGTGATGAAAAGAAGAACGCCGAATACATCTACCATGAGGTCATCAGCAACTACGCGCAGAAACTGGGGGAGAGCAAGGACTCCTATCTGCGCGAACGCGTCGCCGATATCTGGGACGTGGGAATGAGGGTCCTGAGGAACCTTCTGGGCCTTGCCCACTCTTCGGTGCTGGAAGCACCGGAGGGTTCGGTCCTCGTGGCACACGATATATCGCCATCCGAGGCGACGCTGATCAATCCCAAACATGTCGTCGGCATCGCCACCGAGATCGGCGGCCGGACCTCGCACACCGCGATCACGGCGCGCGCCCTGCAGATCCCGGCGATCGTCGGCGCGGAGGGGCTCACGAACAAGGTCGAGAACGGCGAACTCGTTATCGTCGACGGCGACCGCGGTATTTTAATAAGGGATCCCAGCGCCAGCCGGAAGCACCTGTACGATATCGCCCGTAAAAAGGTCATCGAGGAAGAAAAAGCGTTGTCGCCGTACTGCGATCTGAAGCCCGAAACCCGCGACGGCAGGCATATCGATATCTCCGCGAACATCGAATTTTTTGCGGAAGCGAACCAGGCCAAAAAATACGGGGCATGGGGCGTCGGCCTGTTCAGAACTGAATTCCTGTACCTGACGAGAAAGGGGAATCCGTCCGAAGAAGAGCAGTACAAGGTGTACAGCGGACTGGCGAAAACCATGAAGCCGCACCCGGTGATCATCAGGACCTTTGACCTGGGTGGCGATAAGATCTTTTCCGACTACCACGAAGCTAATCCTTTCCTGGGCTGGCGGGCGATCCGCGTATGCCTCGAAAACCAAGAATTCTTCAAGACCCAGCTGCGGGCGATCCTTCGCGCCTCGGTTTCAGGAAATGTCAAGATCATGTTTCCCATGGTGGCGACTTACGAGGAAATAAAGCGGATAAAACTGATCTTTGGCGCGGTGAAAAAGGACCTTCGGTCCGGCAAGATCGATTTTGACAACGATATCCAGCTGGGGATCATGGTGGAGACACCGTCCGCGGCCGTGATCTGCGAGGCACTGGCGACCGAGGTCGATTTTTTCAGCATCGGGTCCAATGACCTGACGCAGTACACGCTGGCCGTGGACCGCGGTAATGAGCGGGTGAGCCAGCTTTTTGACCATTTTCATCCGGCCGTACTGAGATTGATCCATAATGTCGTCGCATGCGGTCATAAATCCAATATCTGGGTGGGGCTATGCGGGGAGCTGGCCGCTGATGCGCTGGCGATCCCCCTGCTCGTCGGCTTTGGCATCAACGAGCTGTCAATGAGCCCTTTTTCCATACCGCGGGCAAAACTGATTTTAAGGACGCTGACCATACCAGAATGCGAGGAGATCGCAAATGGTACGCTAGTGCTGCGCACCGCCCTTGAGGTCAGGAAATTTCTGAGACGCGAGATCCGGAAAAAATTCCCCGCGCTCGAAGAGGTTTTCAAATAA
- a CDS encoding HPr family phosphocarrier protein has protein sequence MMKETITILNENGLHALPASRFVKMAERFQCDIEMIKDSIKVDGRSIMGILTLACEKGSKVILMCNGKDEHEAFTALRKILEGQD, from the coding sequence ATGATGAAAGAGACCATTACGATCCTCAATGAAAACGGGCTGCATGCGCTGCCGGCATCGCGTTTTGTGAAGATGGCGGAGCGTTTTCAGTGCGATATCGAAATGATCAAGGACAGCATCAAGGTGGACGGCCGTTCCATCATGGGGATCCTGACGCTGGCCTGTGAGAAAGGCAGCAAGGTGATCCTCATGTGCAACGGGAAAGACGAGCACGAAGCATTCACCGCGTTACGCAAGATCCTTGAAGGGCAGGATTGA
- a CDS encoding PTS system mannose/fructose/sorbose family transporter subunit IID, translated as MRLGFIRFLKLFFSSLFIQSSWSFFSLQAMGFLACLAAGVDKKKRREVIENHKGFFNTHPYMSSYIIGATVRAYDKSEDPADIKKHATIAQQSFASTGDQLFWQALRPSLLTLGVIAGLKFGLIGPVIFFVAYNMIHIFHRAQGLIDGYRVGWDVIYILKSRRFTLVQRVAESLGAICAGLLPWLLTRSLISLLFMPLAIMFIILLIKRIPAVIVILIIMLVTMITLIARL; from the coding sequence ATGCGCCTTGGTTTCATTCGTTTTTTAAAACTATTTTTTTCCAGCTTGTTCATACAGAGCTCATGGTCTTTCTTCTCCCTGCAGGCGATGGGGTTTCTCGCCTGCCTGGCCGCGGGCGTGGATAAAAAGAAACGCCGCGAGGTGATCGAGAATCATAAGGGATTTTTCAACACCCATCCGTATATGTCGTCGTATATCATCGGTGCGACGGTTCGGGCGTATGACAAAAGCGAAGACCCGGCCGATATCAAGAAGCACGCCACGATCGCCCAGCAGAGCTTTGCTTCCACCGGCGACCAATTGTTCTGGCAGGCCCTGCGGCCGAGTTTGCTCACGCTGGGCGTCATCGCAGGGCTTAAATTCGGCTTGATTGGTCCGGTCATTTTTTTCGTTGCTTACAATATGATCCATATCTTTCACCGCGCTCAGGGTCTGATCGACGGGTACCGTGTCGGATGGGATGTCATCTATATCCTGAAATCAAGACGCTTCACGCTCGTGCAGCGCGTCGCGGAAAGCCTGGGCGCGATCTGCGCCGGCCTTTTGCCGTGGCTATTGACTCGGAGTCTGATATCATTACTATTTATGCCGCTGGCTATCATGTTTATAATATTATTGATCAAAAGAATTCCAGCCGTGATCGTGATCCTGATCATCATGCTGGTAACCATGATCACGCTGATCGCGCGTTTATGA
- a CDS encoding PTS sugar transporter subunit IIC, with product MNPFVLAVIGSVIILDKYAFGEFGLSQPLVSGLIIGALFGKIQEGILLGSAFQLFFLGGLPIGRDIPPDGQGAGIAACGSYFLLGNNNPPESALLGAVILGLAASLLGGNMEIMVRRLNEKLYHLFMRHHSWLYACHLGGVATAYLRGIVLFIPLFCVARILHLPHVLVFTKELLLIIAASVGVAHGFYLFVKKTTIIYFILGIACALVSFVF from the coding sequence ATGAACCCGTTCGTGCTTGCCGTGATCGGCAGCGTCATCATTCTTGATAAATACGCATTTGGCGAATTCGGACTTTCCCAGCCGCTGGTGAGCGGCTTGATCATCGGCGCCCTTTTTGGAAAGATCCAGGAAGGCATCCTGCTGGGCAGCGCCTTTCAGCTGTTTTTTCTGGGCGGCCTGCCGATCGGACGCGATATCCCGCCGGACGGCCAGGGCGCGGGGATAGCGGCATGCGGTTCGTATTTCCTGCTGGGTAACAACAACCCGCCGGAAAGCGCGCTCCTCGGGGCCGTGATCCTGGGGCTTGCTGCGAGCTTGCTGGGCGGCAACATGGAGATCATGGTGCGGAGGCTGAATGAAAAACTTTATCACTTGTTCATGCGGCACCACTCGTGGCTGTATGCCTGCCACCTGGGCGGCGTGGCCACCGCTTACCTGCGCGGCATTGTCCTGTTCATCCCTCTGTTCTGTGTTGCCCGGATCCTGCATCTTCCGCACGTGCTCGTTTTTACCAAAGAACTGCTTCTGATCATCGCGGCCAGCGTCGGCGTCGCGCACGGTTTTTATCTTTTCGTGAAGAAGACGACCATTATCTATTTTATCCTGGGGATCGCATGCGCCTTGGTTTCATTCGTTTTTTAA
- a CDS encoding alpha-amylase/4-alpha-glucanotransferase domain-containing protein — MIRLALYIHNHQPVGNFDHVFEYAFTHSYKPLLEGLLRHPAVKFGIHNSGPLCEWIEKNHPDFFEMLKAAVKSGQAEIITSAYSEPILSLIPKRDLVDQIRYFTDYLTKKFDCQPQGLWLTERVWEPSLIPALLDAGVVYTMLDDTHFRYAGVTDDSLSSYFVTEEEGRLLKVVPISMKLRYLIPFHQVDETINYLRDEEHQRPGSLKCLGDDGEKFGVWPGTHQWVYGHNWLETFLSRLEKETWIQTSHLNDVVRGQPAGRIYLPTASYEEMGEWVLPPQAGRDYHELKRMVDKKYFYLVHGGYFKNFLSKYPEANLMHKRMVYVSNHADDSVETRRALWRGQCSCAYWHGIFGGLYLPHLREGIYRNLIEADSAVIREDIRKTDFDADGQEELLISTKQLFCLMKPQTGSFIEIDDRQRKMNILNYLGRRRETYHQNLPAAGDSGEVKSIHEVVRSKEKNFAQYLIYDRYERGFGLDHQFQEPPTAHDFYQQKENAAGILTYDKLETAADQAYHAVFASDRLEKRVLVSRDQPVIKLQYKGAVECLGVEFSLGLFNPGLKINSRHSLYELQALEGIERFDISGDGLAPLTFAASVPFTLLSYPIETISSSEAGYEKNFQGVCFLFIFRSSPDIEIKL, encoded by the coding sequence ATGATACGGCTGGCATTGTATATCCATAATCACCAGCCGGTCGGCAATTTCGACCATGTGTTCGAGTATGCCTTTACCCATTCCTATAAGCCTTTGCTCGAAGGCCTGCTCCGGCATCCGGCAGTCAAGTTCGGCATTCATAATTCCGGACCGTTATGTGAATGGATCGAAAAAAATCATCCCGATTTCTTCGAAATGCTGAAGGCAGCGGTTAAAAGCGGACAGGCGGAGATCATTACCTCGGCCTACAGCGAACCGATCCTGTCACTGATTCCCAAGAGGGACCTGGTGGATCAGATCCGTTATTTCACCGATTACCTGACAAAAAAATTCGACTGCCAGCCCCAGGGTCTATGGTTGACCGAACGGGTCTGGGAACCGTCACTGATCCCGGCGCTGCTTGATGCCGGCGTCGTGTATACTATGCTCGATGACACGCATTTCCGCTATGCCGGGGTGACCGATGACAGCCTTTCCAGTTATTTCGTGACCGAGGAAGAGGGCAGGTTGCTCAAGGTCGTGCCGATCTCCATGAAACTGCGCTACCTTATTCCGTTCCACCAGGTGGATGAGACGATCAACTACCTGCGCGATGAAGAGCACCAACGGCCCGGGAGCCTGAAATGCCTGGGTGATGACGGCGAGAAATTCGGCGTCTGGCCCGGGACCCATCAGTGGGTATACGGTCACAATTGGCTTGAGACATTCCTGAGCCGCCTGGAAAAGGAAACGTGGATCCAGACCAGCCACCTTAACGACGTCGTGCGCGGGCAGCCCGCCGGTCGGATCTATCTGCCGACGGCTTCTTACGAGGAGATGGGCGAGTGGGTACTGCCCCCGCAAGCGGGTCGTGATTACCATGAATTAAAGAGGATGGTCGACAAGAAGTATTTTTATCTCGTGCACGGCGGTTATTTCAAGAATTTTTTAAGCAAATACCCCGAGGCGAACCTGATGCACAAGCGGATGGTCTACGTGTCCAATCATGCGGACGACTCGGTGGAGACCCGGCGGGCGCTCTGGCGGGGGCAGTGTTCGTGTGCTTACTGGCACGGTATTTTTGGCGGTCTGTACCTGCCCCACTTGCGCGAAGGGATCTACCGTAACCTGATCGAAGCCGACAGCGCTGTCATCAGGGAGGACATAAGGAAAACCGATTTTGACGCGGACGGGCAAGAAGAGTTGCTGATCTCGACGAAGCAGCTTTTCTGCTTGATGAAACCGCAGACCGGGAGTTTCATCGAGATCGATGACCGGCAGCGGAAAATGAACATCCTCAACTACCTGGGACGGCGCCGCGAGACCTATCATCAGAACCTGCCCGCGGCTGGCGACAGCGGTGAAGTGAAATCGATACACGAGGTCGTGCGCAGCAAGGAAAAAAATTTCGCACAGTACCTTATCTACGACCGTTATGAACGGGGGTTCGGGCTTGACCACCAGTTCCAGGAACCGCCCACGGCGCACGATTTTTACCAGCAGAAGGAAAACGCAGCCGGGATCCTGACCTACGATAAATTAGAAACCGCAGCCGACCAGGCGTATCACGCCGTCTTCGCATCGGATCGACTGGAGAAAAGAGTATTGGTCAGCCGCGACCAGCCGGTCATAAAGCTTCAATACAAGGGCGCGGTCGAATGCCTGGGTGTGGAATTTTCGCTGGGGCTTTTCAATCCGGGTCTCAAGATCAACAGCCGCCACTCCCTGTATGAACTGCAAGCGCTCGAAGGGATCGAGCGCTTTGATATAAGCGGCGACGGTCTCGCGCCGCTGACATTCGCGGCGAGCGTCCCGTTCACCCTGCTCAGTTATCCGATCGAGACGATCTCTTCATCCGAAGCCGGTTACGAAAAGAATTTCCAGGGGGTGTGCTTTTTGTTCATTTTCCGGTCGTCTCCCGATATCGAGATAAAGTTGTGA
- a CDS encoding PTS sugar transporter subunit IIB: protein MLILRVDDRLIHGQVVAGWARPLGIESLILASDALSADEWACTAYRLAVPEGMKFLCCSIKACAEYVTNGKDKKRIMIVVEKIADAYSLVADGVPVKEINIGGISYTDGARTITPYVYLSPDEIEWAVKLYQMGIKLIGKQLPNSPPVDVAKKLAGVR from the coding sequence ATGCTGATACTGCGCGTTGATGACCGGTTGATCCATGGCCAGGTCGTGGCCGGCTGGGCACGGCCCCTGGGCATTGAATCGCTGATCCTCGCGTCCGACGCGCTGAGCGCCGATGAATGGGCATGCACGGCGTACCGCCTGGCAGTGCCCGAAGGGATGAAGTTCCTATGTTGCAGCATCAAGGCGTGCGCCGAGTACGTAACTAACGGTAAGGACAAGAAAAGGATCATGATCGTTGTCGAAAAAATTGCGGACGCATACAGCCTGGTCGCGGACGGGGTGCCGGTCAAGGAGATCAATATCGGCGGGATCAGCTATACCGACGGCGCCCGCACGATCACGCCTTATGTCTATTTATCGCCGGATGAGATCGAGTGGGCCGTAAAGTTGTACCAGATGGGCATCAAATTGATCGGCAAGCAGCTGCCAAATTCGCCCCCGGTCGATGTCGCCAAGAAACTTGCGGGTGTCAGATGA
- a CDS encoding TonB-dependent receptor, with product MIWVFFVIASDSSGFIDTLWTPPDTLKPAVVVETADTTKKDTIWIYEIPDIVALKGKNALDNTVAEVPVLLSPVYQYTTPEVFLSSPFFLLKKNNSVLLASHSCDPLQTGYYLNSHPLNDRFSGFVDLNAVPVSCPDSIAAFKNTGGNLLDIDLKSKVNRYERPFSVINFTTLGDNTIYNIDFTRALTNDMGLFFSGLYSNIFKSQDNLYHKLNAYCGNLYCNRYLPLRFDFLYSSSAYGTEEENSLFDVSFTADILHNKLCVYYSRFGISWADSAGDSPINDSKNFGLVTETVKKTGLCDLYLGLDGVLSAVTTDHEGTFNGRSGKVFTGIGKIWQRLVFGADNSTSCGDDGAIRFSPRLTAGYDLFDSTFVTACVSRGFRLPTIAETDAPIDTALYVPNPELKAATWWNKEIGLKKGNYSVALYNTDLNDYIVYVQDIDWGYLQPHNRGGWSLSGIEGTVGFSLGKFLDYKLAGNYLFSGEPAYYLPSRYLSSSLTLKHENERSMQAIVLQGQYIGERADLSNTVYPEVGVVSIVGMIRFITLTAVLKVENILDQDVPFTPVPRLNTSLSLRWEFWD from the coding sequence ATGATATGGGTATTTTTTGTCATTGCTAGTGACAGCTCAGGTTTTATTGATACCCTCTGGACGCCGCCGGATACGTTAAAACCGGCGGTTGTTGTTGAAACCGCAGATACGACAAAAAAGGATACGATATGGATCTATGAGATCCCCGATATTGTCGCGCTGAAAGGCAAAAACGCCCTTGACAACACCGTCGCTGAAGTACCGGTGTTGCTCTCTCCGGTCTATCAGTACACAACACCCGAGGTCTTCCTGTCTTCGCCTTTTTTTCTCTTAAAGAAAAACAATTCCGTGCTGCTGGCTTCACACTCTTGCGATCCCTTGCAGACCGGTTACTATTTGAACAGCCATCCGTTGAATGATCGGTTCAGCGGTTTTGTCGATCTGAACGCCGTTCCGGTATCCTGCCCCGACAGCATTGCCGCGTTTAAGAACACCGGAGGGAACCTGCTCGACATTGACTTGAAAAGCAAGGTCAATAGATACGAAAGGCCGTTCTCGGTCATCAATTTTACGACCCTGGGTGATAACACGATATACAATATCGATTTTACGCGTGCCTTGACCAATGACATGGGGTTGTTTTTTAGCGGTCTGTATTCGAATATATTCAAATCCCAGGATAACCTTTATCATAAACTGAATGCCTATTGCGGGAACCTTTACTGTAACCGGTATCTGCCCCTACGCTTTGACTTCCTGTATTCATCGAGCGCGTACGGTACCGAGGAAGAGAACTCATTGTTCGATGTCTCTTTTACCGCGGACATTTTACATAACAAACTGTGCGTTTATTACAGCCGCTTCGGCATATCCTGGGCGGATTCTGCCGGCGACAGTCCGATCAATGATTCAAAGAATTTCGGCCTCGTGACCGAAACTGTGAAAAAAACTGGACTTTGCGACCTGTATCTCGGCCTGGACGGTGTCCTTTCCGCCGTGACCACTGACCACGAAGGAACATTCAATGGCCGCAGCGGCAAAGTATTCACGGGCATCGGCAAAATCTGGCAACGGCTGGTTTTTGGCGCGGATAATTCGACGAGCTGCGGCGATGACGGGGCGATCCGCTTCTCGCCGCGATTGACGGCCGGTTATGATCTATTCGACTCGACGTTTGTAACGGCATGCGTAAGCCGGGGTTTTCGCCTGCCGACGATCGCGGAAACGGATGCCCCGATCGATACGGCTTTGTACGTACCTAACCCTGAATTGAAAGCTGCGACCTGGTGGAACAAGGAGATAGGCTTGAAAAAGGGAAACTACTCGGTCGCGCTTTACAATACTGATCTCAATGACTATATAGTCTACGTCCAGGACATTGACTGGGGTTATCTCCAACCGCATAACAGAGGGGGCTGGTCTCTTTCCGGGATCGAAGGCACGGTCGGATTTTCGCTGGGTAAATTTTTGGACTACAAACTGGCCGGGAATTATCTTTTTTCAGGCGAGCCGGCCTATTACCTGCCATCGCGTTACCTGAGCTCGTCGCTCACGCTGAAGCATGAGAACGAGCGGTCCATGCAGGCGATCGTTCTTCAGGGACAATATATTGGCGAACGCGCTGACCTGTCCAATACTGTCTATCCGGAGGTTGGTGTTGTGTCGATCGTCGGCATGATTAGGTTTATTACCCTGACCGCGGTCCTGAAAGTCGAGAACATCCTTGACCAGGATGTGCCCTTTACGCCAGTGCCAAGGTTAAACACGAGCCTTTCGCTCCGGTGGGAGTTCTGGGATTAG
- the accC gene encoding acetyl-CoA carboxylase biotin carboxylase subunit → MKFDKILIANRGEIAIRVIRAAKELKLKTVAVYSEADADALHARLADESVCIGKAQARESYLNITRIVSAAEITGAKAIHPGYGFLAENAEFAEICESCGITFIGPKPEHIRAMGDKIKAKKTMADIGVHGIPGSDGAVESLREIKKVIGRIGYPIMLKAAAGGGGKGMRIARNEDELESGFRMAQAEAKAAFNDNRIYVEKFVDKPRHIEVQILGDSHGNFVALGERECSIQRRHQKLIEESPSPVVDENLRNKLTEAAVKGIRSIGYQSAGTIEFLMDANRNFYFMEMNTRIQVEHPVTEMVTGIDIVKEQIRIAQGDKLSLTQDDIKIVGHAIECRINAEDPSRNFVPTPGKITFFHMPQGFGVRFDTHIFAGYSIPSHYDSLIGKLICYGKTRDEAIARMIRSLEELVIEGIPTTIPFHQIIMDNKKFLAGDLSTNFLDELMQSKAG, encoded by the coding sequence ATGAAGTTCGACAAGATACTCATCGCCAACCGCGGGGAAATCGCCATAAGGGTGATCCGCGCTGCCAAAGAGTTAAAACTCAAGACTGTCGCCGTTTATTCGGAAGCCGATGCCGATGCCCTTCATGCCCGGCTTGCCGATGAATCCGTCTGCATCGGAAAAGCCCAGGCTCGCGAGAGTTACCTGAATATAACCCGGATCGTGAGCGCCGCCGAGATAACCGGCGCGAAAGCGATCCATCCGGGGTACGGTTTCCTAGCGGAGAACGCGGAGTTCGCCGAGATCTGTGAATCCTGCGGTATTACTTTCATCGGTCCGAAGCCGGAGCACATCAGGGCTATGGGCGACAAGATCAAGGCCAAGAAGACCATGGCCGATATCGGCGTGCATGGGATCCCGGGCAGCGACGGCGCCGTCGAGAGCCTGCGGGAGATAAAGAAGGTGATCGGCCGGATCGGATACCCGATCATGCTCAAGGCAGCGGCCGGAGGCGGCGGTAAGGGCATGAGGATCGCCCGCAACGAGGATGAGCTCGAATCGGGGTTCCGCATGGCGCAGGCCGAAGCAAAAGCCGCCTTCAATGACAACCGCATATATGTCGAAAAATTCGTCGATAAACCCCGGCATATCGAAGTACAGATCCTCGGCGACAGCCATGGGAATTTCGTCGCGCTCGGGGAGCGCGAGTGTTCGATCCAGCGGCGCCACCAAAAATTGATCGAGGAGTCGCCGTCGCCCGTGGTCGACGAGAACCTGAGGAATAAACTCACTGAAGCGGCCGTGAAAGGCATCCGGTCCATCGGTTACCAGTCCGCCGGAACGATCGAGTTCCTCATGGACGCCAACCGGAATTTCTATTTTATGGAAATGAACACCAGGATCCAGGTCGAGCACCCGGTGACGGAAATGGTCACGGGCATCGACATTGTCAAGGAACAGATCAGGATCGCGCAGGGCGACAAGCTGTCTTTGACCCAGGACGATATTAAGATCGTCGGCCACGCCATCGAGTGCCGGATAAACGCTGAAGACCCGAGCCGTAATTTTGTCCCGACGCCGGGCAAGATAACTTTCTTCCACATGCCGCAGGGTTTTGGCGTACGGTTCGATACCCATATTTTCGCCGGTTATTCGATCCCGTCCCATTACGACTCGCTGATCGGCAAGCTTATTTGTTACGGCAAGACCCGGGACGAGGCGATCGCCCGCATGATCCGGTCATTGGAGGAGCTGGTGATCGAAGGGATCCCGACGACGATCCCGTTCCATCAGATAATCATGGACAATAAAAAATTCCTGGCGGGCGACCTGTCGACCAATTTCCTGGACGAGCTCATGCAGTCCAAAGCGGGATAG